One part of the Schistocerca piceifrons isolate TAMUIC-IGC-003096 chromosome 2, iqSchPice1.1, whole genome shotgun sequence genome encodes these proteins:
- the LOC124777803 gene encoding protein lifeguard 1-like, protein MNKKILFFGAAYLLVAEMVVVHGVILGGPPFSRYNPYNPFYRNPEGQYVERGGQQDDQQQQDNPQVAYPQTTYPQLAYSAATYPRVAYPQAIYPQVSYPQATYPQLYYTG, encoded by the exons ATGAACAAGAAGATTTTG TTTTTCGGGGCTGCATACCTTCTGGTAGCTGAGATGGTGGTGGTCCATGGCGTCATCCTTGGTGGCCCGCCGTTTTCACGGTACAACCCGTACAACCCTTTCTACCGCAACCCAGAGGGTCAGTACGTTGAACGGGGTGGACAACAAGACGATCAGCAGCAGCAAGACAACCCTCAAGTTGCATATCCTCAAACGACTTATCCTCAGTTAGCGTATTCTGCAGCGACTTATCCTCGGGTGGCTTATCCTCAAGCTATTTACCCTCAAGTTTCGTATCCTCAAGCTACTTATCCGCAACTTTACTATACAGGGTAA